Genomic window (Acidobacteriota bacterium):
AAACCGCCTTGTTCTCATTGCCGGGGTCTTCTGCCGGCGTCATGAACAAGTCACGCTTTTTCAGCACACCGATCACGTGAAAGACGCGCCCGTTGATCGTCACTTCGCGGTCAAGCGCGTTCACATTCGGGAACAAGGTATTGGCGACGTCACGCCCGATCACGCACACATCGGCGCGCGCCATGTTTTCGCCATCGGTGAAAAAACGCCCCTCGGTGACCTCGGTCGTACCCATGCGGAAGAAGGCCGGGAAGGTGCCTTGCAAGGTCGAGTTGACCATCTCGATGTCCTGATGGCGAATCTTGACGCGCTCGGCCATCGGCCCTTGCAACCAATCCACCGGCGTCATCATGGCCGAGGCCGCTTCAACCGCCGGACATTCCTCGGCAATGGCCACGGCGTCTTCGTAACTGATCGGCTTGCGCGTGCGCTCCTCCGCCGTCGGGTTGAAGTTGAAGCCGGGATCGAATTTGAAGATGTAGATCGAATTGGTGCCGTAACTTTCAATCTCTTTGGCCACCCGTGTATTGATGCCGGAAACAAAGGCTGCAATCACGATCACCGTCATCGTGCCAACGACGACGCCGAGGATGGTGAGGAACGAGCGCAGCTTGTTCGCCACCAACGTGTCGAGGGCCATCGCCACGTTTTCGAGAAAATCAACGCGTATCATCATTCCCCTTTCTGCTTGCTGGCGCTCTTCCGCTTCGGCTTTGCTTGTTTGAGTTCGCGGCCAATCCGTGGATCGCGTTGCAAGATCAATGCGCAAGCATGCAAGGCTTGCGCTTCAAACTCCGGCGCATTCGCGGGCAACCTCAGCCACGGCGACTTGTTCAATTCTTCCAGCGGCTTCGCGCGTGCGATGGAAAATTCCGCTGCCAAACTCGCATACGCTTCGCGTGTCGTCGCCAGCCAGACGCCTTGTTGATCGGCCACCTTCTGCGGATCGAGCAGACCCTCACGATCACACAGAAACAGCATGATCTTTTCGCCGACATAAACCGCGTGGCAGCCGAACATCGGCTTGACGAGCGGCGTGAGTGGTTCCAGTTCATCCAACACAAACCGAAACGGAATCGGCTTTTTGATTGCGCGTTGCTTTGCCATATCACTCAGACCTCATCGCTTGAATCGGATCCAGACTCGCCGCCCGCCAGGCCGGATAAACGCCCGCAATCATCCCCACGCCGCCAGATACGCCCAGCGCCACCGCGACCGCCAACAACGGTAAAGCCGTCGGAATCGGCGTAAAATTCGCCACCGCCTGACTCAGCAACCACGCAATGAAGACCCCAAACGCGCCGCCAATCAGCGCCAGCGCCGTGGATTCGGCCAGGAATTGGCGAATGATGTCGCGGCGACGCGCGCCCAAGCTTTTGCGGATGCCGATCTCTTTGGTGCGTTCGGTCACGCTGACCAGCATGATGTTCATGATCACAATGCCACCCACCACCAGTGCAATCGAAGTCACCCCGACCGCCACCGTTTGAATCGTGCCGAAAATCTTTTCGCGCAAGTTGTTGACCGCGCTTGGCGTGATCAAACCGAAGTTGTCTTCGTCATTCGGATTCAAGCGCCGCCGCGTGCGCATCGCCACACGCGCCTCATCAATCGCGTCCTGATAGGTTGCGGGCGAGGTCGAAGACACTAGCAATTGCAACGAGCGCCGTGAGCCATAGATATTCAAGAACGTCGTCATCGGCAGCGTCACGAATTTGTCGCGCGATTGGCCGAAGACCGAACCGAGCGCCTTGGCTACGCCTATGATTTCAAACGGGCGGCCATCCACTTTGATCTTTTGCCCCAACGGCGAACTGGTGGGGAAGAATTCATCAGCGATGTCGGGGCCGATGAAACAGACCAGCCGCGCGCCCATTTCTTCGCCTTCGTTAAAAGCGCGGCCCTGGGCGATGTCTTTGTTTTGGATTTCGATGACGTTGGCGGTGATGGCTTGCAAACTGACGCCGATCAGATTGCGGGTGCCGAATTTCAATTCGCAGGTGTCTTGTTCCTGCGCCCCGGCGTCTTTGATTTTGTCGCCGATGCGCGCGCGGATGACCGCCAGATCGTCCATGGTCACGTCCTTGTTGCGGCGGCGTGCCTTTTCGTAATTGTCGAGGCTGGCAAAATCGTCAATCGAAAACTTCTGCACGCTGAAGGCATTGGTGCCGATGTTGGCGATCTTGTCGTCTACGTATTTATTGAAGCCTTCGATCAGCGAGACGACCACGATCACCGTGGCGACGCCGAAGATGACGCCGAGCAACGTCAGAAAGGAGCGTAGCTTGTTGGCCCAAATCGCTTGAAAGGCAAGCTTGATGGCTTCTGTGATATGCATTCGTGTTTCTCTTACTTGCTATCCAAGCGCGCGAGTTTAGCTACGAATGCGCGAGAGTGAAAGTTCGGCGACTCTACTCTGGCTTAGCCACAGAGTCACAGAGAAAACTTTGGGATGGCCGTGTTACATCGTCTTGCGGATTCTCACTCTGTGGCTCCGTGCCTCTGTGGCAAATGCCAGCTTGTCTTAATCCTGCACCGTAACCTTCTTCATCACCGCTTTGCTCAGCAACCGCTGCTGCTGATC
Coding sequences:
- a CDS encoding ABC transporter permease, with the translated sequence MMIRVDFLENVAMALDTLVANKLRSFLTILGVVVGTMTVIVIAAFVSGINTRVAKEIESYGTNSIYIFKFDPGFNFNPTAEERTRKPISYEDAVAIAEECPAVEAASAMMTPVDWLQGPMAERVKIRHQDIEMVNSTLQGTFPAFFRMGTTEVTEGRFFTDGENMARADVCVIGRDVANTLFPNVNALDREVTINGRVFHVIGVLKKRDLFMTPAEDPGNENKAVYIPYETVRKMYPNVKENFVIAMAKPGQLDEAVDQVRQTLRKQRKVAYSQPDNFGVQTSKGIIEQFGAITGGVFLLMVAISSVGLLIGGIGVMNIMLVSVTERTKEIGVRKAIGAKRRDIVQQFLIEAATLTGLGGLLGILFGWGVAELVKLYMPTYVPLWAPLVGFGVSVALGVGFGLWPAWKAARLDPIEALRYE
- a CDS encoding ABC transporter permease is translated as MHITEAIKLAFQAIWANKLRSFLTLLGVIFGVATVIVVVSLIEGFNKYVDDKIANIGTNAFSVQKFSIDDFASLDNYEKARRRNKDVTMDDLAVIRARIGDKIKDAGAQEQDTCELKFGTRNLIGVSLQAITANVIEIQNKDIAQGRAFNEGEEMGARLVCFIGPDIADEFFPTSSPLGQKIKVDGRPFEIIGVAKALGSVFGQSRDKFVTLPMTTFLNIYGSRRSLQLLVSSTSPATYQDAIDEARVAMRTRRRLNPNDEDNFGLITPSAVNNLREKIFGTIQTVAVGVTSIALVVGGIVIMNIMLVSVTERTKEIGIRKSLGARRRDIIRQFLAESTALALIGGAFGVFIAWLLSQAVANFTPIPTALPLLAVAVALGVSGGVGMIAGVYPAWRAASLDPIQAMRSE